From a region of the Saccharomyces paradoxus chromosome IV, complete sequence genome:
- the DNF2 gene encoding aminophospholipid-translocating P4-type ATPase DNF2 (Aminophospholipid translocase (flippase)~similar to YDR093W), whose protein sequence is MTDPSKPTSPFVDDTEHGPGSASNGLSSMSPFDDSFQFENPSSAHGNIEVAKTGGSVLKRQSKPMKDISTPDLSKVTFDGIDDYSNDNDIDDDDEFNGKKAEIHEHENEVDDELHSFQATPMPNTGGFEDVELDNNEVSNDSQADHKLKRVRFGTRRNKSGRIDMSRSKTLKWAKKNFHNAIDEFSTKEDSLENSALQNRSDELRTVYYNLPLPEEKLDEDGLPSVVYPRNKIRTTKYTPLTFFPKNILFQFHNFANIYFLILLILGAFQIFGVTNPGFASVPLIVIVIITAIKDGIEDSRRTVLDLEVNNTRTHILAGVKNENVAVDNVSLWRRFKKANTRALIKIFEYFSENLTAAGREKKLQKKREELRRKRNSRSSGPRGSLDSIGSYRMSADFGRPSLDYENLNQTISQANNRYNDGENLIDRTLQPNPEWRFAKDYWKNVKVGDIVRVHNNDEIPADLILLSTSDVDGACYVETKNLDGETNLKVRQSLKCTKIIKSSRDVARTKFWVESEGPHANLYSYQGNFKWQDTENGNIRNEPVNINNLLLRGCTLRNTKWAMGMVIFTGDDTKIMINAGVTPTKKSRISRELNFSVILNFVLLFVLCLAAGIVNGVYYKQKPRSRDFFEFGTVAGSASTNGFVSFWVAVILYQSLVPISLYISVEIIKTAQAIFIYTDVLLYNAKLDYPCTPKSWNISDDLGQIEYIFSDKTGTLTQNVMEFKKCTINGVSYGRAYTEALAGLRKRQGIDVESEGRREKEEIAKDRETMIDELRSMSDNTQFCPDDLTFVSKEIVGDLKGSSGDHQQKCCEHFLLALALCHSVLVEPNKDDPKKLDIKAQSPDESALVSTARQLGYSFIGNSKNGLIVEIQGVQKEFQVLNVLEFNSSRKRMSCIIKIPGPTPNDEPKALLICKGADSVIYSRLDRTQNDATLLEKTALHLEEYATEGLRTLCLAQRELIWSDYERWVKTYDVAAASVTNREEELDKVTDVIERELILLGGTAIEDRLQDGVPDSIALLAEAGIKLWVLTGDKVETAINIGFSCNVLNNDMELLVVKTAGEDVEEFGSDPVQVVNSLVTKYLREKFGMSGSDEELKEAKREHGVPQGNFAVIIDGDALKVALSGEEMRRKFLLLCKNCKAVLCCRVSPAQKAAVVKLVKKTLDVMTLAIGDGSNDVAMIQSADVGVGIAGEEGRQAVMCSDYAIGQFRYVTRLVLVHGKWCYKRLAEMIPQFFYKNVIFTLALFWYGIYNNYDGSYLFEYTFLTFYNLAFTSVPVILLAVLDQDVSDTVSMLVPQLYRVGILREEWNQTKFLWYMLDGIYQSVICFFFPYLMYHKNMVVTDNGLGLDHRYFVGVFVTAIAVNSCNFYVFMEQYRWDWFCGLFIALSLAVFYGWTGIWTSSSSSNEFYKGAARVFAQPAYWAVLFVGVLFCLLPRFTIDCIRKIFYPKDIEIVRQMWLRGDFDLYPPGYDPTDPSRLRINDIRPLTDFKEPISLDTHFDGVSHSQETIVTEEIPMSILNGQQGSRKGFRVSTTLERRDQLNPVTTKMDLPRRSMASARGNKLRTSLDRTREEMLANHQLDTRYSVERARASLDLPGINHAETLLSQHSRDR, encoded by the coding sequence ATGACGGATCCCTCCAAACCCACTTCTCCCTTCGTGGATGATACTGAACATGGGCCAGGGTCAGCATCTAATGGTTTGTCGTCCATGTCGCCATTTGACGatagttttcaatttgaaaatccTAGTAGTGCGCATGGAAATATTGAAGTAGCAAAAACCGGCGGTTCTGTTTTAAAACGGCAATCTAAGCCAATGAAAGATATTAGCACACCCGATCTCTCAAAAGTTACTTTTGATGGAATCGATGATTATAGTAACGAtaatgatattgatgacgatgatgaattCAATGGTAAAAAAGCCGAGATACATGAGCACGAAAATGAGGTTGATGACGAACTTCATTCGTTTCAGGCAACACCGATGCCCAATACTGGAGGTTTTGAGGATGTTGAGTTGGATAACAATGAAGTTAGCAACGATTCGCAGGCAGATcacaaattgaaaagggTACGTTTTGgtacaagaagaaataagtCGGGTAGGATAGATATGAGTAGGtcaaaaactttgaaatGGGCCAAAAAGAACTTCCATAATGCCATTGACGAATTCAGTACTAAAGAAGATAGTCTTGAAAATTCAGCCTTGCAAAATAGGTCTGATGAATTGAGAACAGTTTACTATAACTTACCTTTGCCAGAGGAAAAGCTCGACGAAGATGGTTTACCATCGGTAGTTTACCCGCGTAATAAAATTAGAACCACGAAATATACCCCattaacattttttccCAAGAAcattcttttccaatttcaCAATTTCGCcaatatttattttttaatacTGTTGATCCTAGGTGCTTTTCAGATATTTGGTGTTACAAATCCAGGTTTTGCATCTGTTCCCCTAATTGTTATTGTCATTATCACTGCTATTAAGGATGGTATCGAAGATTCTAGAAGAACTGTATTGGACTTAGAGGTTAATAATACAAGAACACATATCTTAGCCGGCGTAAAGAATGAAAACGTTGCTGTTGATAACGTTTCCTTATGGAGGCGTTTCAAGAAAGCAAATACTAGGGCGTTGATAAAGATTTTTGAgtatttttcagaaaaccTGACTGCTGCTGGCAGAGAGAAGAAactacagaaaaaaagggaagaaCTACGTAGGAAGAGGAACTCGAGGAGTTCTGGGCCGCGTGGATCTTTGGATTCCATTGGTAGTTATAGAATGTCTGCTGACTTTGGCCGTCCCTCTTTGGATTACGAAAATTTAAATCAAACAATTTCGCAGGCTAACAATAGATATAACGATGGAGAAAATTTAATTGATAGAACGTTGCAACCAAACCCTGAATGGAGATTTGCCAAAGATTACTGGAAAAATGTTAAAGTTGGAGATATTGTTCGTGTTCACAATAACGATGAAATTCCTGCTGATTTGATCTTATTATCGACATCGGATGTCGATGGCGCCTGTTATGtagaaaccaaaaatttggatGGTGAAACAAATTTAAAGGTCCGTCAATCATTGAAATGTACCAAGATTATTAAGAGTTCGAGGGATGTTGCTAGAACGAAGTTTTGGGTGGAAAGCGAGGGCCCGCATGCCAACTTATACTCTTATCAAGGTAATTTCAAATGGCAGGATACTGAAAATGGGAACATCAGAAATGAACCTGtcaatattaataatttaCTATTGAGAGGTTGTACTTTGAGAAATACTAAGTGGGCTATGGGTATGGTTATCTTTACTGGTGACGATACCAAGATTATGATAAACGCTGGTGTCACTCCAACCAAAAAATCCAGAATCTCAAGAgaattgaatttttctgtgattttaaattttgtaCTTTTGTTTGTCCTATGTTTAGCTGCTGGTATTGTTAACGGTGTTTATTATAAACAGAAACCTCGATCgagagatttttttgaatttggtaCCGTTGCAGGCTCTGCCTCTACAAAtggttttgtttctttctgGGTTGCAGTTATTCTTTACCAGTCATTGGTTCCGATCTCCTTATACATCTCCGTGGAAATTATTAAGACAGCACAAGCTATCTTCATTTATACCGATGTCCTGTTGTATAATGCTAAGTTAGACTATCCATGCACACCAAAATCGTGGAACATCTCCGATGATTTAGGCcaaattgaatatattttctCAGATAAAACAGGCACGTTGACGCAAAATGTTATggaattcaaaaaatgtacAATTAACGGTGTGTCTTATGGGCGTGCCTATACGGAGGCGCTAGCAGGCCTCAGGAAAAGACAGGGTATTGATGTCGAATCGGAAGGCCGTCGcgaaaaggaagagatAGCAAAAGATAGGGAAACAATGATTGACGAGTTAAGATCAATGAGTGATAATACGCAATTTTGCCCGGATGACTTAACTTTTGTATCTAAGGAAATTGTGGGAGATTTAAAAGGATCCAGCGGTGATCATCAACAAAAGTGTTGTGAACACTTTTTACTGGCGCTGGCGTTATGCCATTCTGTCCTTGTGGAGCCAAATAAGGACGATCCTAAGAAATTGGACATCAAGGCACAATCACCTGATGAATCTGCCTTGGTTTCCACTGCCAGACAATTAGGATACAGTTTCATTGgtaattcaaaaaatggacTGATAGTAGAGATTCAAGGTGTTCAAAAGGAGTTTCAAGTTTTGAACGTACTTGAATTCAATTCGTcgagaaaaagaatgagCTGTATTATCAAGATCCCAGGTCCTACACCGAACGATGAACCTAAAGCATTGTTGATATGTAAAGGTGCGGATTCTGTTATTTATTCAAGACTAGATCGCACTCAAAACGACGCTACTTTATTGGAAAAGACGGCCCTTCATTTGGAAGAATACGCCACAGAAGGTTTAAGAACATTATGTTTGGCACAAAGAGAACTCATATGGTCTGACTATGAACGTTGGGTCAAAACTTATGATGTGGCCGCTGCGTCCGTGACTAATAGAGAAGAAGAGCTCGATAAAGTTACCGACGTTATTGAACGTGAGCTTATATTACTTGGTGGCACAGCCATTGAAGATCGTTTACAAGATGGTGTTCCTGATTCAATTGCACTTCTAGCTGAGGCTGGTATTAAATTATGGGTCCTAACAGGTGATAAGGTGGAAACTGCCATTAATATTGGTTTTTCCTGTAATGTTTTGAACAATGATATGGAACTATTAGTGGTGAAAACTGCCGGGGAAGATGTAGAAGAATTTGGTAGTGACCCCGTTCAAGTGGTTAATAGTTTGGTGACAAAATACTTGAGGGAGAAATTTGGCATGAGTGGATCCGATGAGGAGCTAAAAGAGGCCAAAAGGGAACACGGTGTGCCACAGGGAAATTTCGCTGTCATTATTGATGGGGACGCGTTAAAAGTAGCTTTGAGTGGTGAAGAAATGAGGCGCAAGTTTTTGCTGCTGTGCAAAAATTGTAAAGCTGTCTTGTGTTGTAGAGTTTCTCCAGCACAAAAGGCTGCAGTGGTCAAACTGGTTAAGAAGACCCTAGACGTTATGACCTTGGCCATTGGTGATGGTTCCAACGATGTAGCCATGATTCAATCGGCAGACGTTGGTGTCGGTATTGCGGGTGAAGAAGGTAGACAGGCTGTTATGTGTTCTGACTATGCCATTGGGCAGTTCAGATATGTTACAAGGCTAGTGTTGGTGCACGGCAAATGGTGTTATAAGAGGCTGGCAGAGATGATCCCGCAgtttttttacaagaaCGTTATTTTTACGTTAGCCCTGTTCTGGTATGGTATTTACAATAATTATGATGGGTCGTACTTGTTTGAGTATACGTTTCTGACATTTTACAATCTTGCATTCACATCCGTACCTGTCATTTTACTAGCCGTACTAGACCAGGATGTTTCCGATACTGTCTCGATGTTGGTGCCACAGTTGTACCGTGTGGGCATCCTAAGGGAAGAATGGAATCAAACCAAATTTCTTTGGTACATGCTGGATGGTATATACCAATCCGTGAtatgcttctttttccccTATTTGATGTACCATAAGAACATGGTTGTAACCGATAATGGCCTCGGGCTAGATCACCGCTACTTCGTCGGTGTCTTCGTCACTGCAATTGCAGTCAACTCATGTAACTTTTATGTCTTCATGGAGCAGTATAGATGGGACTGGTTCTGCGGGCTATTCATAGCCCTGTCACTGGCCGTGTTTTATGGCTGGACGGGGATATGGACAAGCTCATCATCAAGTAACGAGTTCTACAAAGGTGCAGCACGTGTGTTCGCACAACCCGCCTATTGGGCAGTACTTTTCGTTGGCGTGCTGTTCTGCCTATTGCCAAGATTTACCATTGATTGTATTAGAAAAATCTTCTATCCGAAGGATATAGAGATTGTCAGACAAATGTGGTTGCGCGGTGACTTCGACCTCTACCCACCAGGCTATGACCCCACTGACCCTAGTAGGCTCAGAATAAACGACATACGACCACTTACAGATTTCAAAGAGCCCATCTCACTGGACACTCATTTTGACGGCGTCAGTCACTCACAAGAGACCATAGTCACAGAGGAAATACCAATGAGTATACTCAATGGTCAGCAGGGCTCGCGCAAGGGATTCCGAGTCTCTACCACACTGGAACGCCGTGACCAGCTCAACCCCGTTACAACCAAGATGGACTTGCCTAGAAGATCCATGGCTAGCGCCCGCGGAAATAAACTTAGAACGTCGCTGGATCGCACAAGAGAAGAGATGCTTGCCAACCACCAACTGGACACAAGATACTCCGTGGAAAGAGCACGCGCTTCGCTCGACCTGCCGGGTATCAACCATGCAGAAACACTGCTTAGCCAGCACAGCCGAGACCGTTAA